One part of the Aspergillus luchuensis IFO 4308 DNA, chromosome 5, nearly complete sequence genome encodes these proteins:
- a CDS encoding huntingtin-interacting protein K (COG:S;~EggNog:ENOG410PR49;~InterPro:IPR044034,IPR038922;~PFAM:PF19026), with the protein MSDSIPSAHPDEHHQHQHPTNAEDRKAAAALSALNPSHIAPDTPKSSSTPSAADQEALGQAMSRLEIASGQAGGAGRGGVQKPVEAQKRVPVEGAKKKAVKVAVEDVNLLVCQYLGEVFGRRLMAMVDKVEELELNKSTATELLRLHDGNVVDAMRAFVSVGPGL; encoded by the coding sequence atgtccgactccatcccctccgccCACCCCGAtgaacatcatcaacaccaacaccccacCAACGCCGAAGACCGCAAAGCCGCCGCTGCCCTCTCCGCCCTCAACCCAAGCCACATCGCCCCCGACACCCCCAagtcctcctccactccctccgCTGCAGACCAGGAAGCTCTGGGTCAGGCAATGAGTCGCTTGGAGATCGCCTCGGGACaagctggtggtgctggtcgtggtggcGTGCAGAAGCCGGTCGAGGCCCAGAAGAGGGTTCCGGTGGAAGGGGCTAAGAAGAAGGCGGTTAAGGtggcggtggaggatgtgaaTCTTCTGGTATGTCAATACCTCGGAGAAGTGTTCGGGCGGAGGCTAATGGCGATGGTGGACAAGGTCGAGGAGTTGGAATTGAATAAGAGCACTGCGACCGAGTTGTTAAGATTGCATGATGGGAATGTGGTGGACGCCATGAGAGCCTTTGTCTCTGTTGGTCCGGGTCTGTGA